A genomic stretch from Shewanella sediminis HAW-EB3 includes:
- a CDS encoding arylsulfatase, with product MVNKLTKSAIALAVVASSGVSAASTQPNVVAIMLDDVTTMDISAYHRGLGAVSTPNIDRIAERGMMVSDYYAQGSSTAGRSAFITGQYPIRTGLTSVGQPGSTRGLQKEDPTLAEMLKDKGYATVHVGKSHLGDNNDHLPTVHGFDEFYGFLYHLNVMEMHEQPEFPKDPNFKGRGRNMIHTVATDKFDDTVDPRFGVIGKQTISDQGELGAKRMQTVDGEFLDFAINWLEKHEATNDDQPYFMWYNPTRMHQKTHVRPEYQGASQHNTYYDGLVELDDQIGVLLDKLEATGEIDNTIILFTSDNGVNLDHWPDSGAASFRGQKGTTWDGGFRVPMLVSWPAKIPQGEYTDGLMSAEDWVPTIMAAAGDADIKQDLLTGKKINDETYKVHIDGYNQLDMLTEGGKSNRHEFFFYNENSLNAFRVDEWKVHLKTKTEWIAPADEWPLGMILNIKADPFERSPDTRGWFLWMKEKTWVLPKLLKAVGKHQQSLKAFPPRLTNGGIGMNDKSVVEEKSNK from the coding sequence ATGGTTAACAAATTAACCAAGTCAGCGATCGCCTTAGCAGTTGTTGCCTCTAGCGGTGTGTCAGCAGCATCAACTCAGCCTAACGTCGTTGCCATCATGTTAGATGATGTCACCACCATGGATATCTCCGCATATCACCGCGGCTTAGGTGCAGTCAGTACGCCTAATATCGACCGAATTGCCGAGCGCGGCATGATGGTGAGTGATTACTATGCTCAAGGCAGTTCAACTGCGGGTCGCTCTGCCTTTATCACTGGCCAATATCCTATTCGAACCGGCTTAACCTCTGTTGGACAACCGGGCTCGACCCGCGGCCTGCAAAAAGAGGACCCGACCCTAGCGGAAATGCTCAAAGACAAAGGCTATGCCACCGTACATGTGGGTAAGAGTCACCTGGGTGATAACAATGACCACCTACCAACTGTGCATGGCTTTGATGAGTTCTACGGCTTCCTCTATCACCTCAACGTGATGGAGATGCACGAGCAGCCGGAGTTTCCTAAAGATCCCAACTTTAAGGGGCGTGGCCGCAACATGATCCATACTGTCGCGACCGATAAGTTTGACGACACCGTCGACCCACGTTTTGGTGTGATCGGTAAGCAAACCATTAGCGACCAAGGTGAACTGGGAGCTAAGCGGATGCAGACTGTCGATGGTGAGTTCTTAGATTTTGCTATCAACTGGCTAGAAAAGCATGAAGCAACGAATGACGACCAGCCATATTTCATGTGGTACAACCCAACGCGTATGCACCAGAAAACCCATGTGCGCCCTGAGTATCAAGGTGCTAGCCAACATAATACCTACTATGACGGTTTAGTTGAGCTCGATGATCAAATTGGTGTGCTTCTCGACAAGCTAGAAGCGACCGGAGAGATAGACAACACCATCATCCTATTTACCTCCGACAACGGTGTGAATCTGGACCATTGGCCTGACTCCGGAGCGGCGTCTTTCCGTGGCCAAAAAGGTACCACTTGGGATGGCGGCTTCCGCGTACCAATGTTAGTGAGCTGGCCAGCCAAGATCCCTCAAGGAGAATATACCGATGGTTTGATGTCTGCCGAAGATTGGGTGCCAACGATTATGGCTGCGGCGGGTGACGCGGATATCAAGCAAGACTTGCTAACAGGCAAGAAGATTAACGACGAAACCTACAAGGTGCATATCGATGGTTATAACCAACTGGATATGCTGACTGAGGGTGGCAAGAGTAATCGACATGAGTTCTTCTTCTATAACGAGAATAGCTTAAATGCATTCCGTGTTGATGAGTGGAAAGTACACCTTAAAACCAAAACCGAATGGATTGCCCCTGCAGATGAGTGGCCATTGGGCATGATCCTCAATATTAAAGCGGATCCGTTTGAGCGCTCTCCTGATACCCGCGGTTGGTTCCTCTGGATGAAAGAGAAGACTTGGGTACTGCCAAAGCTACTTAAAGCAGTTGGTAAACATCAGCAGTCACTTAAAGCCTTCCCTCCTCGTTTAACAAACGGCGGCATTGGTATGAACGACAAGTCTGTCGTTGAAGAAAAGAGCAACAAATAA
- a CDS encoding efflux RND transporter periplasmic adaptor subunit gives MIDVKSHKLLLALMSSSILFGCKVQQETAGEETSLIRPAKVITVETVNPNSVRRFSAVVGAEQSTELAFRVNGQVEFLDVVEGQRIKKGELIASLDDTDFEILLDDASAKYDLAFAQYKRIQLLTDKGLASKSESDTLLAEMLVAKANLEQANQNLKYTELRAPFDGIIAQNHVEQHDHIAVAQPIFSFQNESLQEVSFDLPEKLVERFNPQELVNFNAKVVLDAYPNTEIDAQFKEMQKHSSHGALSYRVTFSMLSPDSLRILPGMSADLSLSLAQNARQTELVKVPLAAVFSDEKVALDESKSFVWLVNDNNQAAQREVVLSRIEQDGAVIAGGLKVGERIIAAAPTRLSEGQEIKPMARERGL, from the coding sequence ATGATTGACGTAAAAAGCCACAAATTGCTATTAGCTTTAATGAGCTCTTCGATACTGTTTGGCTGCAAAGTACAACAAGAGACGGCAGGCGAAGAGACTAGCCTCATCAGACCTGCAAAGGTCATTACTGTTGAGACTGTTAACCCAAATAGCGTAAGACGCTTTTCCGCTGTTGTTGGTGCGGAGCAGAGTACCGAGCTTGCATTTCGAGTCAATGGACAGGTCGAATTTCTGGATGTTGTAGAGGGTCAGAGAATAAAAAAAGGCGAGCTAATTGCTTCTCTTGATGATACTGATTTTGAAATTTTACTCGACGATGCCTCAGCCAAATACGATCTCGCATTTGCCCAATATAAGCGAATTCAGTTACTAACAGATAAAGGCTTAGCATCTAAATCTGAATCAGATACATTGCTGGCTGAAATGTTGGTTGCAAAAGCTAACTTAGAACAAGCAAATCAGAATCTTAAATACACAGAGTTGCGAGCGCCATTTGACGGTATCATTGCGCAGAATCATGTAGAGCAGCATGACCACATCGCCGTCGCTCAGCCTATTTTTTCATTCCAAAACGAGTCGTTACAGGAGGTGAGCTTTGACCTACCTGAAAAATTAGTCGAGCGCTTTAACCCTCAAGAACTCGTCAATTTCAATGCCAAAGTGGTGTTAGATGCCTATCCGAATACTGAGATAGATGCTCAGTTTAAAGAGATGCAAAAACACAGTAGTCATGGCGCACTCAGCTATCGCGTTACCTTTTCAATGTTATCACCCGATTCCTTGCGCATCCTCCCCGGCATGAGTGCCGATCTGTCACTGAGTTTGGCACAAAATGCTCGCCAAACCGAGCTGGTAAAAGTGCCACTAGCCGCTGTTTTTAGTGATGAAAAAGTCGCACTTGATGAGTCGAAGTCATTTGTTTGGCTGGTGAATGATAATAATCAAGCTGCGCAGCGAGAGGTCGTGCTTAGTCGCATCGAGCAAGACGGAGCCGTTATTGCGGGCGGATTAAAAGTGGGTGAGCGCATTATTGCCGCCGCGCCGACTCGCTTGTCAGAGGGGCAAGAGATCAAGCCAATGGCACGTGAGCGGGGCCTGTAA
- a CDS encoding efflux RND transporter permease subunit: MDTNTEKQGSGIAGFFIKNAVISWLIMVLLGVGGYFAFQDLGRLEDPEFTPRSAMIVTSYPGASAQQVEEELSLPIENALQQLPYVKYIKSVNTAGLSQVEVMMESQYTGKYLPQIWDEVRRKIGDLKGLPPGADKPTVNDDFGDVYGMIWGISGEGYSYAELESYADYLRREVVTIEGVSKVSVAGTQQQQVFIELSRRKLAALDIPVSHIESLLALQNVVSNAGRIRVQNDTIRLSPTGEFSSVSELKNLVVSPKGSDARIYLNDVADISTGYAKTPIKIMTINGQPALEFGVSFLRGQNVIAVGERINTLIDSLEKVRPIGMELELIYNQPEQVEQAVDGFVISLIQAVAIVIFVLLLTMGLRSGFIIGTVLILSVMGTFMAMEQMAIDLQRISLGALIIALGMLVDNAIVVVEGILIGMQRGKSRFDAAVEIVKQTQWPLLGATVIAVTAFAPIGLSEDISGELVGSLFWVVLFSLTLSWITAITITPFLADRLFKNVKVAKDGEFIDPYKGVIFTSYRVLLQGCIRYRKTTMLLLIVLLLGSVKGFGMLKNEFFPPMNLPKFMVDTWLPYNSDINATAEHMRKVEEAVLAHPEVEQVSSSIGGGHVRFMLAYKPEKLYNNYGNLLITVKDIDRLKEVMSDVEEIVEQGFAGATYNFKRFEMGPAPDGRVEARFVGPDPDVLRSLSAQAKAIMERSQDASAIRDDWRERTKVIRPQFNDAAGRSLGISKAQVDGVLLANFSGRTVGLYRDGSDLLPIIIQPPEQERLDIGGISELQIWSHELSQYVNLGQVLKEVLVEFEDPVIMRRDRKRTIMAMTDESPMGSSTTASVLNSFKAEVEAIELPEGYNLTWGGKYESSRDAMIALSEKLGGGYLVMVLITIFLFASYKDAAVIWTVVPFALIGVVVGLYFANMPFTFLALLGTMSLSGMLIKNAIVLVEEIKLQLSQGKEAYLAVVDASVSRVRPVSMAAVTTVLGMIPLIFDGFFQAMAVAIMSGLTFATILTLIVIPVMYTMIHKIKAQ; the protein is encoded by the coding sequence ATGGATACCAATACCGAAAAACAAGGCAGCGGCATTGCCGGTTTTTTTATTAAAAATGCCGTCATTAGTTGGCTGATAATGGTGTTACTTGGCGTCGGCGGCTACTTTGCGTTTCAAGACTTAGGCCGTCTCGAAGACCCGGAGTTTACACCGCGCTCAGCCATGATTGTCACCAGCTATCCAGGTGCGTCTGCGCAGCAGGTCGAGGAGGAGCTATCACTTCCTATCGAAAACGCACTGCAACAACTGCCCTATGTTAAATACATAAAGTCGGTTAATACGGCGGGATTAAGCCAAGTCGAAGTGATGATGGAGTCGCAGTATACCGGCAAGTATCTGCCACAGATCTGGGATGAAGTTAGGCGCAAAATTGGCGACTTAAAGGGGCTTCCCCCCGGCGCGGATAAGCCAACGGTTAACGATGATTTTGGTGACGTATATGGCATGATTTGGGGCATATCTGGTGAAGGGTACAGTTATGCCGAATTAGAGTCATATGCTGACTATCTTCGTCGTGAGGTGGTGACGATAGAGGGGGTGAGCAAAGTCAGTGTTGCAGGTACACAGCAACAACAAGTGTTTATCGAGCTTTCAAGGCGAAAGCTAGCGGCGCTTGATATCCCGGTTAGCCATATAGAGTCACTTTTAGCTCTGCAAAATGTGGTTTCAAACGCCGGCAGAATTCGAGTGCAAAATGACACCATTCGTCTGTCGCCAACGGGGGAGTTCTCTAGTGTCAGTGAGCTGAAAAATCTTGTAGTTAGCCCCAAGGGCAGTGATGCGCGAATTTATCTGAATGATGTTGCTGACATTAGCACTGGTTACGCCAAAACCCCCATAAAAATCATGACCATTAACGGTCAGCCTGCACTTGAATTTGGGGTGTCATTTCTTCGCGGCCAGAACGTCATCGCGGTAGGCGAGCGGATCAACACCTTAATCGATTCGCTTGAAAAGGTTCGGCCCATCGGCATGGAGCTGGAGCTTATCTACAATCAGCCAGAACAGGTTGAACAAGCGGTCGATGGATTTGTCATCAGCCTTATTCAAGCCGTTGCCATCGTTATTTTTGTGCTTTTGCTGACCATGGGGCTCAGAAGTGGCTTCATTATTGGTACCGTTTTAATACTTAGTGTTATGGGTACCTTTATGGCCATGGAGCAAATGGCTATTGATTTGCAAAGGATTTCACTAGGCGCACTGATCATTGCTCTAGGAATGCTGGTGGATAACGCTATCGTAGTTGTTGAAGGCATACTCATCGGCATGCAACGTGGTAAATCTCGCTTCGATGCGGCTGTGGAGATTGTAAAGCAAACCCAATGGCCACTGTTAGGGGCAACCGTTATTGCGGTAACCGCATTTGCCCCGATTGGCTTATCTGAAGATATTTCGGGTGAGCTCGTTGGTAGTCTGTTTTGGGTGGTCCTGTTTTCATTGACGCTTAGCTGGATCACCGCTATTACCATCACCCCATTCTTGGCCGACCGACTGTTTAAAAACGTTAAGGTTGCTAAAGATGGTGAGTTTATCGATCCCTATAAAGGTGTCATTTTCACAAGTTACCGAGTCTTGCTGCAAGGCTGTATTCGCTACCGCAAAACCACCATGTTACTGCTCATTGTACTATTGCTGGGTTCAGTGAAAGGCTTTGGCATGCTGAAAAATGAGTTCTTTCCACCAATGAACTTACCCAAGTTTATGGTCGATACATGGCTGCCATATAACTCCGATATTAATGCCACCGCTGAGCATATGAGAAAGGTGGAGGAGGCGGTACTCGCACACCCTGAAGTAGAGCAAGTTTCCTCTAGCATAGGTGGAGGTCATGTTCGGTTCATGCTCGCCTATAAGCCTGAGAAGCTTTACAACAACTATGGCAATTTGCTCATCACAGTCAAAGATATCGATCGCCTCAAAGAGGTGATGAGCGATGTCGAAGAGATTGTCGAGCAAGGCTTTGCCGGTGCGACATATAACTTCAAGCGCTTCGAGATGGGACCTGCACCAGATGGCCGAGTTGAGGCAAGGTTTGTTGGTCCGGATCCTGATGTATTAAGGAGCTTATCTGCGCAGGCCAAAGCAATTATGGAGCGTTCTCAAGATGCGTCGGCCATCAGAGATGACTGGCGCGAGCGTACCAAAGTGATCCGGCCTCAATTCAATGATGCTGCGGGTCGGTCACTCGGGATCAGCAAGGCGCAAGTGGATGGCGTGTTACTGGCAAACTTCTCGGGCAGAACCGTAGGACTCTATCGAGATGGTAGTGATTTGCTGCCCATCATTATTCAACCTCCAGAGCAGGAGCGACTAGATATTGGCGGGATTAGTGAACTGCAGATTTGGAGTCATGAGTTAAGCCAGTACGTCAATCTTGGCCAAGTGCTGAAAGAAGTACTGGTGGAGTTTGAAGATCCCGTCATTATGCGACGAGACCGCAAACGCACTATTATGGCGATGACTGATGAAAGTCCAATGGGCAGTAGTACCACGGCGTCAGTTTTAAACTCATTTAAAGCTGAAGTTGAAGCCATTGAGCTGCCCGAAGGCTACAACTTAACTTGGGGTGGAAAGTATGAGTCATCTCGCGATGCCATGATTGCCTTGAGTGAAAAACTTGGCGGCGGCTATTTGGTCATGGTGCTGATAACCATCTTTTTGTTTGCCTCCTATAAAGATGCTGCTGTTATCTGGACTGTAGTGCCATTCGCTCTTATTGGGGTTGTCGTAGGTCTCTACTTTGCCAATATGCCTTTCACCTTCTTGGCATTGCTGGGAACCATGAGCCTATCGGGCATGCTGATTAAAAATGCCATTGTGCTGGTTGAAGAGATAAAGCTGCAGCTCTCCCAAGGTAAAGAGGCCTACCTTGCTGTTGTGGATGCGTCAGTGTCTAGGGTTCGTCCGGTAAGTATGGCAGCGGTTACGACCGTACTTGGCATGATCCCATTGATTTTTGACGGCTTTTTCCAGGCTATGGCTGTTGCCATTATGTCGGGCCTCACCTTCGCCACGATATTAACCCTCATCGTGATCCCTGTGATGTACACCATGATCCATAAAATCAAAGCGCAGTAG
- a CDS encoding OmpP1/FadL family transporter, with protein sequence MNRSKILLALSATAVINTSSAMAAGLSLSQIGTADSVATAGAAGVTNNSDAAATITNAAGLSGIEDSNMMLGGQLLDVRSQFEPKEGESTQSNGLQFIPHLSYAKRLNEDWVAGIALHSPGGLGVAYSNGIAGGAQNIVKENKITMLSLTASAAYQINEQLALGASIITNYAGVEASVFDRTVTGKQLAPTFALSAQYQLNEKTRIGANYQHGSEHDIEFDEALLGIQGMAINWPATFDIGIDHQLTEQLNIMANAKWQSWSDYDANYQDTYSAGIAAGYQAGHWLWQAGFSIDSSPVDAEYRDIVLPLDKQWRLGIGAEKTLASGAKLGIAYQYQNLGDAEIISQGRELLRPSGEYSENRVHFITLSYQF encoded by the coding sequence ATGAACAGAAGTAAAATCCTTTTAGCACTCTCTGCAACTGCAGTGATAAATACAAGTAGCGCCATGGCTGCAGGGCTTAGCCTGTCTCAAATCGGCACCGCTGACAGTGTGGCAACCGCTGGGGCTGCAGGAGTCACCAATAATTCCGATGCAGCAGCAACCATCACTAATGCGGCAGGTTTATCAGGGATAGAAGATTCAAATATGATGCTGGGTGGTCAGTTGTTAGATGTGCGCTCTCAATTTGAACCTAAAGAGGGCGAGAGCACGCAGAGCAATGGCTTACAGTTTATCCCGCATCTGTCATATGCCAAACGGCTCAATGAAGATTGGGTGGCTGGCATAGCGCTTCACTCGCCCGGTGGCTTAGGTGTTGCTTACAGTAATGGTATTGCCGGTGGCGCGCAAAATATCGTAAAAGAGAACAAAATAACCATGCTAAGCCTAACTGCTTCAGCAGCCTATCAAATTAATGAACAACTCGCTTTAGGCGCCAGTATCATCACCAATTATGCCGGCGTTGAAGCCTCAGTGTTCGATCGCACCGTGACTGGCAAACAGTTGGCACCCACGTTTGCACTTTCGGCTCAATATCAACTGAATGAGAAAACACGCATTGGCGCAAACTATCAACATGGTAGCGAACACGATATCGAATTTGACGAAGCACTTCTCGGCATTCAAGGCATGGCCATCAATTGGCCGGCGACGTTTGACATTGGCATAGATCACCAGCTTACCGAGCAATTGAACATTATGGCGAATGCCAAATGGCAATCTTGGAGTGACTACGATGCTAATTATCAAGACACCTACTCCGCAGGTATCGCTGCCGGGTATCAAGCGGGTCACTGGCTGTGGCAGGCGGGATTTAGCATTGATAGTAGCCCTGTCGATGCCGAGTATAGAGACATTGTATTACCGCTCGATAAACAATGGCGATTAGGAATTGGCGCTGAAAAAACCTTAGCTTCAGGAGCTAAATTGGGGATAGCCTACCAATATCAGAACCTAGGTGATGCCGAGATAATTTCCCAAGGGAGAGAGCTGCTTCGTCCATCAGGAGAGTACAGCGAGAATCGGGTGCACTTCATCACTTTATCTTATCAATTCTAA
- a CDS encoding LuxR C-terminal-related transcriptional regulator, with protein MLPSGWIFYQSKHCGLSQHISCEMSPWDLKFDSRFEYSNIYVSAPALRQSACIIVASEKSAAFHFGLTNDKQIQGQRVYSAQVSQGYLILIFNQIHCPKIDEVKHYFHDMVLPFILQQGQTEELNDRTKTIVKLTALGFTTKEIANALFLSSRGVDYHLDIAKKTLGASNRSALVFLAMQQGWLA; from the coding sequence ATGCTGCCAAGCGGTTGGATCTTTTATCAGTCAAAGCATTGCGGCCTGTCGCAGCATATCTCGTGCGAAATGAGCCCTTGGGATCTCAAGTTTGATTCCCGGTTTGAATACAGCAACATCTACGTGTCGGCTCCGGCTTTGCGACAAAGCGCATGCATTATTGTGGCTTCTGAAAAAAGCGCAGCCTTTCACTTCGGTCTGACAAATGACAAGCAGATACAGGGTCAGAGAGTTTACAGCGCCCAGGTTAGTCAAGGGTATCTGATCCTGATCTTTAACCAAATTCACTGCCCAAAAATCGACGAAGTTAAGCATTATTTTCATGACATGGTTCTGCCATTTATTCTGCAGCAGGGACAGACGGAAGAGCTCAACGACCGCACCAAAACCATTGTAAAACTGACCGCATTGGGTTTCACCACCAAAGAGATAGCCAATGCCCTCTTTCTGTCTAGTCGAGGTGTCGACTACCACCTCGATATAGCGAAAAAAACCTTGGGTGCCAGCAATAGATCCGCACTGGTCTTCCTGGCCATGCAGCAAGGCTGGCTTGCCTGA
- a CDS encoding TetR/AcrR family transcriptional regulator, with amino-acid sequence MGKYRQQVLKAARELIIEKGLFEFSMRDLSKVTGLSVGSLYREVRNKDDLLLLGAAENIRRHGLGLNQVKTLGLNSAEQILFQIGFAPYCIDFVDMDSDNMGTNFLLNNCDLVSRATPKTVAELQAYFLQYRQQVVDLVDGLIDEQAFSNGKAQVMEVIADLSILCRGTRVLRVMRTNIMFRPNLVPTEKLCQLGELILRQLDWNIDGPLLDPKKMDLAWKTAMDQSQMLSMSLKKKASYRISGKCSSDF; translated from the coding sequence ATGGGTAAGTATCGACAGCAGGTGTTGAAAGCGGCGCGAGAGTTGATCATCGAAAAGGGGCTATTCGAGTTTTCAATGCGTGATCTAAGCAAGGTCACCGGACTGTCGGTGGGCAGCTTGTACCGGGAAGTCCGCAATAAGGACGATCTGTTGCTGCTGGGAGCCGCCGAAAACATTCGAAGGCACGGATTGGGTTTGAACCAGGTAAAGACGTTGGGGCTGAATAGCGCCGAGCAGATATTGTTTCAGATTGGCTTTGCCCCCTACTGTATAGACTTTGTTGACATGGACAGCGACAACATGGGCACCAACTTCCTGCTTAACAACTGTGACTTGGTTAGTAGAGCTACTCCCAAGACAGTGGCGGAGCTCCAAGCCTATTTCCTGCAGTATCGCCAGCAGGTGGTTGATTTGGTTGACGGCCTGATCGATGAGCAGGCATTTTCCAATGGCAAAGCCCAGGTAATGGAGGTGATCGCCGATCTGTCGATTCTCTGTCGCGGTACTCGGGTGTTACGCGTGATGCGCACCAATATTATGTTTCGTCCCAATTTAGTGCCGACAGAGAAGCTTTGTCAACTCGGGGAGTTGATTCTTCGTCAGCTTGACTGGAACATTGACGGCCCGCTGTTAGATCCGAAAAAAATGGATCTGGCATGGAAAACAGCTATGGATCAGAGCCAAATGCTCTCGATGTCGTTGAAAAAAAAGGCTTCATATCGAATATCCGGGAAATGTAGCTCGGATTTTTAA
- a CDS encoding TetR/AcrR family transcriptional regulator translates to MHNHLKTKSVTRDNILAEAKVLIIEEGVCSFRLSQIPQRAKCSPKTFYSHFRSREDIVAALFVEHVNDILVKTDMIMDMDVLSNKEKIVYTLMYDIVKCWSAKEGDVCINFLGVSPHVYGVASPEYEGNINVVFIELKARVQELWRRAIKSRELLSSKREIIDCIFSMRTIERGSIVIGQNKFLRQHGHDNRIETVFNLLCLAANTLSWTSKQPMSFNKMLKTVTPLVDTAAGTTFKHCRLNYETLNEPIEL, encoded by the coding sequence ATGCATAACCATTTAAAAACAAAATCAGTAACAAGAGACAATATTTTGGCTGAAGCTAAAGTGCTAATCATAGAGGAAGGGGTGTGTTCATTTCGATTGTCTCAGATACCACAAAGAGCTAAGTGCTCCCCCAAAACATTTTATAGCCATTTCAGGTCCCGGGAGGACATTGTTGCGGCTCTTTTTGTTGAGCATGTGAATGATATCCTAGTCAAAACAGACATGATAATGGATATGGACGTTCTGAGTAATAAAGAGAAAATAGTCTATACACTTATGTACGATATCGTTAAGTGCTGGTCTGCTAAAGAGGGGGATGTGTGCATAAACTTCTTGGGTGTAAGTCCTCACGTATATGGAGTAGCGAGTCCTGAATATGAAGGGAATATTAATGTGGTATTCATTGAGTTAAAAGCAAGGGTTCAAGAGCTTTGGAGAAGGGCAATTAAAAGCAGGGAACTCTTATCTAGCAAGAGGGAAATAATTGATTGTATTTTTTCTATGAGAACCATAGAGCGAGGGAGTATTGTCATCGGTCAGAATAAATTTTTACGCCAGCACGGCCACGATAATAGGATTGAAACAGTATTCAACTTACTGTGCTTGGCCGCCAACACACTTAGCTGGACGAGTAAGCAGCCAATGTCATTCAATAAAATGCTTAAAACGGTCACTCCTCTAGTTGATACCGCCGCCGGAACAACTTTTAAACACTGCAGATTAAATTATGAAACACTTAATGAGCCAATAGAGCTTTGA
- a CDS encoding thioredoxin domain-containing protein produces MKTSLTTLTAALFMTFTASAAEVIKIDTPALDNTVQKIYSVYCPFCYKYEKAVTPNLIKNLPAGTKFQAICLENKGQLGIEACEVLAAAQTISHKKYKQAKLAMYSAVHDQKLKNVKGSTAVKGDLAAIGLKAAGMSQTEFKNALNSSEAQDKLAYDRTIALTIAKKKGIPAIVISGNKMIDTSTITSLSNLDETIKKYL; encoded by the coding sequence ATGAAAACTTCACTAACCACACTCACTGCAGCTTTATTTATGACGTTTACCGCATCAGCCGCAGAAGTAATAAAGATCGACACCCCTGCTCTGGACAACACAGTCCAAAAAATCTACTCCGTTTACTGCCCGTTCTGCTACAAGTACGAGAAAGCAGTTACGCCAAACCTAATCAAAAATCTTCCCGCAGGTACCAAGTTCCAAGCTATTTGCTTAGAGAACAAAGGTCAGCTTGGCATCGAGGCTTGTGAAGTCTTAGCCGCCGCCCAAACCATCAGCCACAAGAAGTACAAGCAAGCCAAGCTGGCCATGTACTCCGCAGTGCATGACCAGAAGCTAAAGAACGTTAAGGGTTCAACTGCAGTCAAAGGGGACCTAGCCGCTATCGGGCTTAAAGCTGCCGGAATGTCTCAGACGGAATTCAAGAACGCTCTCAACTCATCTGAGGCACAAGACAAGCTAGCCTATGACCGCACTATCGCTCTAACTATTGCCAAGAAAAAGGGCATACCGGCCATTGTTATTAGCGGTAACAAAATGATTGATACCAGCACAATCACTTCATTATCAAACCTTGATGAAACCATTAAGAAATACCTTTAG
- a CDS encoding disulfide bond formation protein B: MINKLKQWFADLKAYPLLTLEATQEGRAVWVVMAGACVFLLGSAMGFFQVFLEMDPCENCVYIRFSQFCILIAGVMMIVNPKNKVIKVIGLALAWYGIVYGMDKSIILSGQHVASHASDSGLDLFQSGQGANACSLEPTFPLGLPLHEWLPFEFAPSGICGEDDWALFGLNMAQYCIISYTVFIACALPLTVAFITKSLRGGSFFTKTLRES, encoded by the coding sequence ATGATTAATAAATTAAAACAGTGGTTCGCAGACTTAAAAGCTTACCCACTACTCACATTAGAAGCCACACAAGAAGGCCGTGCAGTCTGGGTTGTAATGGCTGGTGCATGTGTATTCTTGCTCGGTTCAGCAATGGGGTTCTTCCAGGTCTTCCTAGAGATGGATCCTTGTGAAAACTGTGTCTATATCCGCTTTAGCCAGTTCTGCATCCTGATAGCCGGTGTAATGATGATTGTAAATCCTAAGAACAAGGTGATTAAGGTAATAGGCCTTGCGCTAGCCTGGTATGGGATTGTCTACGGCATGGATAAGTCAATCATATTATCTGGTCAGCACGTAGCCTCACACGCCTCAGACTCTGGACTTGACCTGTTTCAGTCTGGCCAAGGCGCTAATGCCTGCTCATTAGAACCCACCTTCCCACTTGGTTTGCCGCTTCATGAATGGCTACCGTTCGAGTTCGCTCCATCAGGTATATGTGGTGAAGACGACTGGGCGCTGTTCGGCCTCAACATGGCTCAGTACTGCATCATCTCATACACAGTCTTCATAGCCTGCGCCTTACCTTTAACCGTAGCTTTTATCACTAAGAGCTTAAGAGGAGGGTCTTTTTTCACTAAGACCTTAAGAGAAAGCTAA